One Miscanthus floridulus cultivar M001 chromosome 11, ASM1932011v1, whole genome shotgun sequence DNA window includes the following coding sequences:
- the LOC136491211 gene encoding putative lipid-binding protein AIR1, protein MANTRQQAAAAATLALLLLSVSAASSSSPPPTLLTTAASRKVLHWKLGCPWDAVKFGACVGVLGAAGLQAGAQLGSKCCDVVQGLAAAEAAACFCTTVKETVLGIPTEWDVGVGVLASACKTELPRGFKCV, encoded by the coding sequence ATGGCCAACACCCGCCAACaagccgccgcggccgccaccctcgcgctcctcctcctctcagtctccgccgcgtcgtcgtcgtcgccgccgcctacGCTGCTGACGACGGCGGCGTCGCGCAAGGTGCTGCACTGGAAGCTGGGCTGCCCGTGGGACGCGGTCAAGTTCGGGGCCTGCGTCGGCGTGCTCGGCGCCGCGGGCCTGCAGGCCGGCGCGCAGCTCGGGAGCAAGTGCTGCGACGTCGTGCAGGGGCTCGCGGCGGCCGAGGCGGCCGCCTGCTTCTGCACCACCGTCAAGGAGACCGTGCTCGGCATCCCCACGGAGTGGGACGTCGGTGTCGGCGTCCTGGCTAGCGCCTGCAAGACGGAGCTGCCCCGCGGATTCAAGTGTGTCTGA